A single window of Sphingobacterium sp. ML3W DNA harbors:
- a CDS encoding SusC/RagA family TonB-linked outer membrane protein, with protein sequence MKEIRYLFQLFFFLWSMLFAFHGQVYGQGSERDIVGLVKSADGHFLEKVSVKLKGTSIGTATDVNGRYRIRIPVSPTTITLVFSHKGYETKELETQGKDDIEVILKDYVEDLEEVVVIGYGTAKRKDVTGAIASVQAEKLEKEAPRSIQDLLRGNAAGMVIGMGHSAKGDADLLVRGNGTLKAGNSPLNVIDGVIFDGTFADINPNDIQSIDILKDASATAVYGAKAANGVVLITTKKGKKGKPTITFNGNFGMVENAGMSRVMTADEFLNYRYDYEVGKNTTAYLEQYPERFMDPRKLTAVSQLDWFNYSQKDPVTAVTEDELVRTWLSRLELKTPEIENYLNNKITNWQDLVYQKGIQQDYSVAVSNSNETSNYYFSLNHVDREGIIVGDRFKNFRTRLNLETKITPYLKVGANSNFAVRNEGFLSADWNQSAIISPYGSNNMDDPTSIYQRLPTGDVTPVNPFFDNQFRDRKDVYNTLNSSLYAVVSLPFGIELQSNFTPSFVWQEYYNHDSSKNPEWAAKGGSSERTFKKTYNWQLDNVLRWKKRFDIHNFEVTLLQNAEKGQAWKTKATSSQFVPSDVLGWHRLQAGTIPINESEDTYKTGDALMARLFYSLKDRYMLTASIRRDGFSAFGSQNPRATFPALAFAWDFSSEGFMNNMAWLDYGKLRLSWGKNGNRDIGMYEALSDMTSGLHPYIDESGNIYLSSQLYVNRMANLGLKWETKASYNAGLDFSIFKGKLSGAVDFYTATTQDLLVNRSLPDIIGFSSVAANLGELNNKGFDITLNSNLLKKGDFNWNASAIFMLNRRKIVSLYGDMIDIKDSQGNVIGQKEADDIDNKWFIGQDPDRIWAYERNGVWQLGEEEEAEIYGNQPGDFKYIDQNGDQVMTNEDRTFQGYRSPRFRWSFRNEFSYRDLSLSFFLYSNWGQFNDFNRAANNNSFADRSTDYALPRWTADNPINDYARIGSKNIGTYYVDKSFIRLENIVLSYNLPKSILNTIQVQNLRVSASIRNAAYWTKDWKFGDPESKTVDNSYGIPTPRTYNLSLNVTL encoded by the coding sequence CGACAACTATTACTTTGGTCTTTAGCCATAAAGGATATGAAACTAAAGAGCTTGAAACGCAAGGTAAAGATGATATTGAAGTGATACTGAAAGATTATGTGGAGGATTTGGAAGAGGTCGTCGTGATTGGTTATGGTACAGCTAAACGTAAAGATGTCACGGGTGCAATTGCTTCCGTTCAGGCTGAAAAGCTTGAAAAAGAGGCTCCTCGTTCTATACAGGATCTACTTCGTGGGAATGCCGCAGGTATGGTCATTGGTATGGGGCACTCCGCTAAGGGGGATGCCGATTTACTTGTTAGGGGAAATGGCACTTTAAAAGCTGGAAATAGTCCTTTGAATGTAATCGATGGGGTGATCTTTGATGGTACTTTTGCTGATATCAATCCCAATGATATTCAATCTATCGATATCTTAAAAGATGCCAGTGCTACTGCAGTTTATGGGGCAAAGGCGGCCAATGGGGTGGTCTTGATCACAACAAAAAAGGGGAAGAAGGGTAAACCTACGATTACCTTTAATGGCAATTTTGGCATGGTTGAGAATGCAGGAATGTCTCGTGTAATGACAGCCGATGAGTTTTTGAACTATCGATATGACTATGAGGTTGGGAAAAATACGACCGCTTATTTAGAGCAATATCCAGAAAGGTTTATGGATCCGCGTAAGCTAACTGCGGTGAGTCAATTGGATTGGTTCAATTATAGTCAAAAAGATCCTGTGACAGCTGTTACGGAAGATGAGTTGGTCAGGACTTGGTTGTCACGTTTGGAGTTGAAGACTCCGGAAATTGAGAATTACCTGAATAATAAGATCACAAACTGGCAAGATCTGGTTTACCAAAAAGGTATCCAACAAGATTATTCGGTTGCGGTATCCAACAGCAATGAAACGTCGAATTACTATTTTTCGTTAAACCATGTGGATAGAGAAGGGATCATCGTAGGAGATCGATTCAAGAATTTTCGTACGCGTCTGAATTTGGAAACTAAAATTACACCTTATCTGAAGGTGGGTGCCAATAGCAATTTTGCAGTACGAAACGAAGGGTTTTTAAGTGCAGATTGGAACCAATCGGCCATTATTTCTCCTTATGGGTCTAATAATATGGATGATCCAACAAGTATTTATCAAAGATTGCCAACGGGTGACGTAACTCCTGTCAACCCGTTCTTTGATAATCAATTTAGAGACCGCAAAGATGTGTACAATACCTTGAATTCGAGTTTGTATGCAGTCGTCAGCTTGCCTTTTGGTATTGAATTGCAATCTAATTTCACTCCTTCATTTGTATGGCAAGAATATTACAACCATGATTCTTCTAAAAATCCTGAATGGGCGGCCAAGGGTGGTAGTAGTGAGCGCACTTTCAAGAAAACCTATAATTGGCAATTGGATAATGTGCTGAGATGGAAGAAAAGGTTTGATATCCATAACTTCGAGGTTACCCTTTTGCAGAATGCGGAAAAGGGACAAGCTTGGAAAACAAAAGCTACCTCTTCTCAATTTGTTCCAAGTGATGTACTTGGTTGGCATAGATTGCAGGCCGGTACTATACCCATCAATGAAAGCGAGGATACTTACAAAACTGGAGATGCGCTAATGGCCCGTTTATTCTACTCTTTGAAAGATCGGTATATGTTAACTGCTTCGATTAGAAGGGATGGGTTTTCGGCATTTGGTTCTCAGAATCCAAGAGCCACTTTCCCAGCCTTGGCATTTGCTTGGGACTTCTCCTCAGAAGGATTTATGAATAATATGGCATGGCTAGATTATGGTAAACTGAGGTTGTCTTGGGGTAAAAATGGAAATCGCGATATCGGTATGTACGAAGCTTTATCGGATATGACTTCTGGATTGCATCCCTATATTGATGAAAGTGGAAACATCTATCTATCCTCACAATTGTATGTCAATAGAATGGCAAATCTAGGGTTGAAGTGGGAGACAAAAGCTTCTTACAATGCTGGGTTAGATTTCTCCATATTTAAAGGTAAGCTGAGTGGAGCAGTGGACTTCTATACGGCTACGACACAGGATCTTTTAGTCAATCGGTCTTTACCTGATATCATTGGTTTTAGTAGTGTTGCTGCAAACTTGGGCGAACTTAACAACAAGGGATTCGATATTACTTTGAACAGCAACTTGTTGAAAAAGGGAGATTTCAATTGGAATGCCTCTGCGATTTTTATGTTAAACCGAAGAAAGATAGTATCGCTTTATGGAGATATGATCGATATTAAGGATAGTCAAGGAAATGTGATTGGACAGAAGGAAGCGGATGATATTGACAATAAGTGGTTTATTGGACAGGATCCCGATAGAATCTGGGCTTATGAACGGAATGGCGTTTGGCAGCTAGGGGAAGAGGAAGAAGCTGAAATATATGGTAATCAACCCGGTGATTTTAAGTATATCGATCAAAATGGCGATCAAGTGATGACGAATGAGGATCGTACATTTCAGGGGTATAGGTCTCCGAGATTTAGATGGTCATTTCGGAATGAATTCAGTTATCGCGACTTGAGCCTTTCTTTCTTTTTGTATTCCAACTGGGGACAATTTAATGACTTTAATCGGGCGGCAAACAATAACAGTTTTGCGGATCGGAGTACTGATTATGCACTACCAAGATGGACGGCAGACAATCCAATTAATGATTATGCACGTATCGGTTCTAAAAATATAGGCACTTATTACGTGGATAAATCATTTATTCGATTGGAAAATATCGTATTGTCCTATAATCTGCCAAAATCAATCTTGAATACGATACAGGTTCAGAATCTGAGGGTTTCGGCATCTATCAGAAACGCAGCATATTGGACTAAAGATTGGAAATTTGGAGATCCTGAATCGAAAACAGTTGATAATTCATATGGAATACCGACACCTAGAACTTATAACCTGAGTCTCAACGTTACTTTATAA
- a CDS encoding RagB/SusD family nutrient uptake outer membrane protein produces MKFEKKIIPALTIGFFTMLTYSCSKEWLKPQPLSFYEPDIALSDAKGMYSALTACERNMRHEFFGDAPPILTEMIQSDIAVEGTTDKAGPQMDMDIALMPDADLNNNDRTKVGWYWYEGYKGIKYANLIISRIDVAVFKDEQEKNAVLGAAYFQRAYRYFKLVHQFGDVPFIDKEINEPKYDFYSSNRWSILEKLKKDLEFAYQWVPERVDRGRTSKAACGVLLMKVNMALLDFDSAITVGKEIVAMHPLMKNRFTSNKSKPNTNLMFDLHSVEAKLDGANSEGLMYVVSFPGVDGSDRIRTMRNAVPFWNNGGIKTPDGKTGTSIVLAENEQDNSLDLNKNYGRGIGRLRPTWYSTNEIWRKGKEDNDLRGIMNRDSWKTMEDLKYNEPTLKKDGNQWYGKNFVKPVGMSVEDSIRLWFSWPHYKIFVPDPLQTQWEGGETPWYIYRSAEVFLLLAESYYWKNDLGQAAIAMNEVRERAGASKLTAADINIGEILDERARELYYEENRHIELVRIAYTYAKSKKSCEIFGGRTYNLDGISGSGGVNSNIKQEGVNFWYDRVVSKSNFYNKGVKHKWAEYKVSVHHMLWPIPAKAINTNIKGVINQNIGYPGAERNQIPLLLEAEHNEVKAKT; encoded by the coding sequence ATGAAATTTGAAAAGAAAATTATACCTGCACTAACAATTGGTTTTTTTACAATGCTCACGTACTCCTGCAGTAAGGAATGGCTCAAGCCGCAGCCATTGTCTTTTTATGAACCTGATATTGCACTGTCTGATGCGAAAGGAATGTACTCTGCATTGACCGCTTGTGAACGGAATATGCGCCATGAGTTTTTTGGTGATGCTCCTCCTATATTGACTGAAATGATACAATCGGATATCGCTGTTGAAGGTACTACCGATAAGGCGGGACCTCAAATGGATATGGATATCGCCCTAATGCCTGATGCAGACCTTAATAATAACGATAGAACGAAAGTCGGTTGGTATTGGTATGAAGGGTATAAAGGAATCAAATATGCGAATCTCATTATATCTCGGATTGATGTAGCAGTTTTTAAAGATGAGCAAGAAAAGAATGCCGTCCTTGGTGCTGCATACTTCCAAAGAGCATACCGTTATTTTAAATTAGTTCATCAATTTGGAGATGTGCCTTTTATCGATAAGGAAATCAATGAGCCTAAGTATGATTTTTATAGCAGTAATCGGTGGAGCATCCTAGAAAAGTTGAAAAAGGATTTAGAATTTGCTTATCAATGGGTCCCTGAAAGAGTTGATAGGGGACGTACTTCAAAGGCTGCTTGTGGGGTATTGCTGATGAAAGTAAATATGGCTTTGCTGGATTTTGACAGCGCTATTACTGTTGGTAAAGAAATTGTTGCAATGCATCCGTTGATGAAAAATAGATTTACCTCCAATAAGTCAAAACCAAACACTAACTTAATGTTTGATTTGCATAGTGTTGAGGCTAAACTGGATGGCGCCAATTCGGAAGGATTGATGTATGTGGTTTCTTTTCCAGGTGTGGATGGGTCTGATCGTATCAGGACCATGCGTAACGCGGTTCCATTTTGGAATAATGGTGGTATTAAGACTCCTGATGGTAAAACTGGGACCAGTATTGTATTGGCAGAGAATGAACAAGATAATTCGTTAGATCTAAATAAAAATTATGGTCGGGGAATTGGAAGATTACGTCCAACTTGGTATTCTACCAATGAAATCTGGAGAAAGGGTAAGGAAGACAATGATCTAAGGGGCATCATGAATCGCGATAGTTGGAAAACAATGGAAGACCTAAAATATAATGAACCTACGCTAAAAAAAGATGGAAATCAATGGTATGGAAAAAATTTCGTTAAGCCTGTAGGGATGAGCGTAGAAGACTCCATTCGTCTTTGGTTTTCTTGGCCACATTATAAGATCTTTGTACCAGATCCTTTGCAGACACAATGGGAAGGTGGTGAGACTCCTTGGTACATCTACCGTTCGGCGGAGGTATTTCTATTATTGGCTGAAAGTTATTATTGGAAGAATGACCTTGGACAAGCAGCTATAGCTATGAATGAGGTTAGGGAAAGGGCCGGTGCTTCCAAATTGACTGCTGCAGACATCAATATAGGAGAGATATTGGATGAACGTGCTCGAGAGCTCTATTATGAAGAAAATAGGCATATCGAACTGGTGAGGATTGCTTATACCTATGCGAAAAGTAAAAAATCCTGTGAAATATTTGGAGGACGTACCTATAATCTGGATGGAATAAGTGGTTCAGGAGGCGTTAATTCCAATATCAAGCAGGAAGGTGTTAATTTTTGGTATGACAGAGTCGTTTCTAAAAGTAATTTTTACAATAAAGGTGTGAAGCATAAGTGGGCTGAATACAAAGTTAGCGTGCATCATATGTTATGGCCTATTCCTGCTAAGGCTATCAATACGAATATCAAAGGGGTAATCAATCAGAATATTGGGTATCCAGGAGCTGAGAGAAATCAAATTCCCTTACTATTGGAAGCTGAGCATAATGAAGTGAAAGCAAAAACGTAA